In one Silene latifolia isolate original U9 population chromosome 10, ASM4854445v1, whole genome shotgun sequence genomic region, the following are encoded:
- the LOC141606544 gene encoding protein PSK SIMULATOR 1-like has product MVVEPWLIKMGNQVSNNLKNSLILHQKSSKKNYPSTKNVKKCIGILSFEVANVMSKLVHLHKSICDEQISRLVNEIIKLEGVKKLVSCDESYLIELAYGERLDDLNRIAEVVSRLGKKCNTAALQGFEHVYGDIISGKIEVKELGFLVKDMEGMIRKMERYVGSTSNLYSELEVLNELEQAVKKFPLNSNVESRHAFEQKVVWHRQDVKHLKDVSLWNQGYDKVVELLARTVCTLYARICLVFGNAGMGLKRSCSRSVVAVSRILVEEDYPGGLVKAKSYKSNGKVEHMSSVRPLNRLKSLPNERTENKSPNLRTRTQLGLQKEEVDFVLPCALSPGRIFKECLTFSSSASKIDKEDDCSSFSDQKSYVSGSFSVPNGLNLPQIGVPYNAPRFGTKSRLATRATPSTIGGSALALHYANVIIVIEKFLCYPHLVGEEARDDLYQMLPNSLRKTLRISLKSHCNNFAIYDGALAHDWKENLDGILNWLAPLAHNMIRWQSERNVEQQQMVTRTNVLLLQTLYFADRVKTESAMCQLLVGLNFICRYEQQQNALLDCASSFDFGDWMEWQLQCQNSYLN; this is encoded by the coding sequence ATGGTTGTTGAGCCTTGGTTAATTAAAATGGGGAATCAAGTAAGTAATAATCTCAAGAATTCACTAATTTTACACcaaaaaagtagtaaaaaaaattaccCATCTACCAAAAATGTGAAAAAATGTATTGGTATATTGTCATTTGAGGTAGCAAATGTTATGTCAAAATTGGTGCATTTACATAAATCAATTTGTGATGAACAAATTTCTAGGCTTGTTAATGAGATAATTAAGTTAGAAGGGGTAAAAAAGTTGGTATCTTGTGATGAATCTTACCTTATAGAGCTTGCTTATGGTGAAAGATTAGATGATTTGAATAGGATTGCTGAGGTTGTTTCTAGGTTAGGGAAGAAGTGTAATACCGCGGCGTTACAAGGGTTTGAGCATGTTTATGGTGATATAATTAGTGGGAAGATTGaggtgaaggaattagggtttttggtTAAGGATATGGAGGGTATGATTAGGAAGATGGAGAGGTATGTCGGTTCCACGTCGAATTTGTATAGTGAATTGGAGGTGTTGAATGAGTTAGAACAGGCGGTTAAGAAGTTTCCTTTGAATTCGAATGTTGAGAGTCGACACGCTTTTGAGCAGAAGGTGGTGTGGCATAGGCAGGATGTGAAGCATTTGAAGGATGTTTCGTTGTGGAATCAAGGGTATGATAaggttgttgagttgttggcTAGGACGGTTTGCACGCTTTATGCGAGGATATGTCTTGTCTTTGGCAATGCTGGTATGGGTTTGAAACGGAGTTGTAGTAGGAGTGTTGTTGCAGTTTCTCGTATCTTGGTTGAAGAGGATTATCCCGGTGGTTTAGTGAAGGCGAAAAGTTATAAGAGTAATGGGAAGGTTGAGCATATGTCATCTGTAAGGCCACTAAATCGATTAAAATCATTGCCTAATGAGAGAACGGAAAATAAATCCCCGAATTTAAGGACAAGGACTCAACTTGGTCTGCAAAAAGAAGAAGTCGACTTTGTTTTACCTTGTGCGCTTAGTCCGGGGAGGATCTTTAAGGAGTGCCTTACTTTTAGTAGTTCAGCTTCAAAAATTGACAAGGAAGACGACTGCTCTAGTTTCAGTGATCAGAAGAGTTATGTCTCGGGAAGTTTTAGCGTGCCAAATGGCTTAAACCTCCCGCAAATTGGTGTTCCATACAATGCACCTCGTTTTGGTACTAAAAGTCGGCTGGCAACTCGTGCTACTCCATCTACTATCGGGGGATCTGCTCTCGCACTTCATTATGCAAACGTCATTATAGTAATAGAGAAGTTTCTTTGCTACCCACATTTGGTGGGCGAGGAAGCTCGAGATGATTTATACCAAATGTTGCCTAATAGCTTAAGGAAGACGTTGCGTATCAGTCTCAAGTCACATTGCAACAACTTCGCAATATACGATGGTGCATTAGCTCATGATTGGAAAGAGAACCTTGATGGGATTCTAAACTGGTTAGCTCCTCTGGCACATAACATGATCAGATGGCAAAGTGAACGCAACGTTGAACAACAACAAATGGTTACGAGAACAAACGTTCTTCTTCTCCAAACTCTTTATTTTGCCGATAGGGTGAAGACAGAATCAGCCATGTGTCAGCTTCTTGTTGGTCTAAATTTTATCTGTCGTTACGAACAACAGCAGAATGCTCTTTTGGACTGTGCTAGTAGTTTCGACTTTGGCGATTGGATGGAGTGGCAATTGCAGTGCCAGAATTCTTACCTCAATTGA
- the LOC141606545 gene encoding uncharacterized protein LOC141606545 isoform X3: protein MSKQLSSLCQAGQLAESRSLIEGFRGAWFRCEIKEVVTGKWRIRCHVRYYDYDDDDLEWLDLYQIPRSINGSKKAKRELMLRPQFPPIYHESELPHINASSDVAIVVDGGWSVGDMVDWLKDGCYWCGTITEILDDDTVQVKFPDPPVGEGMICDASFKDLRPTLKWRPDSGWTFPVRMDSTSGHSHARLIQPAKQALLQKSLDDVVLEGNPNPKATPRSLLDCSPKPGEDISGKDRARVHGESMEMDPRDSATRKPSCSDSVSSAYINGALTEAPVVSSAKKQDAENISAKRLRVNEPIPLNSTYCDSTESTIMDLEELVCRVKWLKQILKYGSLSTSMDNKWEFLEYPAVSEPN, encoded by the exons ATGTCAAAGCAGCTGTCATCACTTTGTCAGGCCGGGCAGCTGGCGGAGTCGAGGTCCTTAATCGAGGGGTTCCGTGGTGCATGGTTTCGGTGTGAg ATCAAGGAAGTTGTAACGGGCAAATGGCGAATTAGGTGTCATGTTCGATACTATGATTACGATGATGATG ATCTAGAGTGGTTAGATTTGTATCAGATACCCAGGAGCATCAATGGCTCTAAGAAGGCAAAAAGAGAGTTGATGTTGCGACCACAATTTCCTCCAATCTATCATGAAAGTGAATTGCCTCACATTAATGCTAGTTCGGATGTTGCAATTGTGGTGGATGGTGGCTGGAGTGTCGGGGACATGGTTGACTGGTTGAAGGACGGATGTTATTGGTGTGGAACAATAACTGAAATTCTGGATGATGATACTGTTCAG GTTAAATTTCCAGACCCACCAGTAGGCGAAGGAATGATTTGCGATGCCAGCTTCAAGGATCTTCGCCCAACTCTGAAATGGCGTCCTGATTCTGGTTGGACGTTTCCTGTACGTATG GATAGTACAAGTGGTCATTCTCATGCTCGTTTGATTCAACCTGCGAAACAAG ctctGCTTCAAAAATCTCTGGATGATGTGGTGTTAGAGGGCAATCCAAATCCTAAGGCCACACCTAGGTCCTTACTGGAT TGTTCTCCTAAGCCGGGCGAAGATATTTCTGGTAAAGATAGAGCGCGGGTTCATGGAGAAAGTATGGAGATGGATCCACGGGATTCTGCTACTCGAAAGCCTAGTTGCTCAGATAGTGTTTCCAGTGCATACATCAATGGTGCGTTAACTGAAGCTCCAGTAGTCAGTTCTGCTAAAAAGCAGGATGCGGAAAATATATCTGCAAAAAGACTGAGAGTGAATGAGCCAATTCCTCTTAACTCCACATACTGTGATAGCACAGAATCTACAATTATGGATTTAGAGGAGCTTGTATGCAGAGTCAAATGGCTGAAACAAATTTTGAAGTACGGAAGCCTTTCAACCTCCATGGACAATAAATGGGAATTTCTGGAATATCCTGCAGTTTCCGAACCTAACTAA
- the LOC141606545 gene encoding uncharacterized protein LOC141606545 isoform X4, whose translation MSKQLSSLCQAGQLAESRSLIEGFRGAWFRCEIKEVVTGKWRIRCHVRYYDYDDDDLEWLDLYQIPRSINGSKKAKRELMLRPQFPPIYHESELPHINASSDVAIVVDGGWSVGDMVDWLKDGCYWCGTITEILDDDTVQVKFPDPPVGEGMICDASFKDLRPTLKWRPDSGWTFPDSTSGHSHARLIQPAKQALLQKSLDDVVLEGNPNPKATPRSLLDCSPKPGEDISGKDRARVHGESMEMDPRDSATRKPSCSDSVSSAYINGALTEAPVVSSAKKQDAENISAKRLRVNEPIPLNSTYCDSTESTIMDLEELVCRVKWLKQILKYGSLSTSMDNKWEFLEYPAVSEPN comes from the exons ATGTCAAAGCAGCTGTCATCACTTTGTCAGGCCGGGCAGCTGGCGGAGTCGAGGTCCTTAATCGAGGGGTTCCGTGGTGCATGGTTTCGGTGTGAg ATCAAGGAAGTTGTAACGGGCAAATGGCGAATTAGGTGTCATGTTCGATACTATGATTACGATGATGATG ATCTAGAGTGGTTAGATTTGTATCAGATACCCAGGAGCATCAATGGCTCTAAGAAGGCAAAAAGAGAGTTGATGTTGCGACCACAATTTCCTCCAATCTATCATGAAAGTGAATTGCCTCACATTAATGCTAGTTCGGATGTTGCAATTGTGGTGGATGGTGGCTGGAGTGTCGGGGACATGGTTGACTGGTTGAAGGACGGATGTTATTGGTGTGGAACAATAACTGAAATTCTGGATGATGATACTGTTCAG GTTAAATTTCCAGACCCACCAGTAGGCGAAGGAATGATTTGCGATGCCAGCTTCAAGGATCTTCGCCCAACTCTGAAATGGCGTCCTGATTCTGGTTGGACGTTTCCT GATAGTACAAGTGGTCATTCTCATGCTCGTTTGATTCAACCTGCGAAACAAG ctctGCTTCAAAAATCTCTGGATGATGTGGTGTTAGAGGGCAATCCAAATCCTAAGGCCACACCTAGGTCCTTACTGGAT TGTTCTCCTAAGCCGGGCGAAGATATTTCTGGTAAAGATAGAGCGCGGGTTCATGGAGAAAGTATGGAGATGGATCCACGGGATTCTGCTACTCGAAAGCCTAGTTGCTCAGATAGTGTTTCCAGTGCATACATCAATGGTGCGTTAACTGAAGCTCCAGTAGTCAGTTCTGCTAAAAAGCAGGATGCGGAAAATATATCTGCAAAAAGACTGAGAGTGAATGAGCCAATTCCTCTTAACTCCACATACTGTGATAGCACAGAATCTACAATTATGGATTTAGAGGAGCTTGTATGCAGAGTCAAATGGCTGAAACAAATTTTGAAGTACGGAAGCCTTTCAACCTCCATGGACAATAAATGGGAATTTCTGGAATATCCTGCAGTTTCCGAACCTAACTAA
- the LOC141606545 gene encoding uncharacterized protein LOC141606545 isoform X1, with product MSKQLSSLCQAGQLAESRSLIEGFRGAWFRCEIKEVVTGKWRIRCHVRYYDYDDDDLEWLDLYQIPRSINGSKKAKRELMLRPQFPPIYHESELPHINASSDVAIVVDGGWSVGDMVDWLKDGCYWCGTITEILDDDTVQVKFPDPPVGEGMICDASFKDLRPTLKWRPDSGWTFPVRMDSTSGHSHARLIQPAKQALLQKSLDDVVLEGNPNPKATPRSLLDVSDSISSHTSASSLPLLNKLMRSKCSPKPGEDISGKDRARVHGESMEMDPRDSATRKPSCSDSVSSAYINGALTEAPVVSSAKKQDAENISAKRLRVNEPIPLNSTYCDSTESTIMDLEELVCRVKWLKQILKYGSLSTSMDNKWEFLEYPAVSEPN from the exons ATGTCAAAGCAGCTGTCATCACTTTGTCAGGCCGGGCAGCTGGCGGAGTCGAGGTCCTTAATCGAGGGGTTCCGTGGTGCATGGTTTCGGTGTGAg ATCAAGGAAGTTGTAACGGGCAAATGGCGAATTAGGTGTCATGTTCGATACTATGATTACGATGATGATG ATCTAGAGTGGTTAGATTTGTATCAGATACCCAGGAGCATCAATGGCTCTAAGAAGGCAAAAAGAGAGTTGATGTTGCGACCACAATTTCCTCCAATCTATCATGAAAGTGAATTGCCTCACATTAATGCTAGTTCGGATGTTGCAATTGTGGTGGATGGTGGCTGGAGTGTCGGGGACATGGTTGACTGGTTGAAGGACGGATGTTATTGGTGTGGAACAATAACTGAAATTCTGGATGATGATACTGTTCAG GTTAAATTTCCAGACCCACCAGTAGGCGAAGGAATGATTTGCGATGCCAGCTTCAAGGATCTTCGCCCAACTCTGAAATGGCGTCCTGATTCTGGTTGGACGTTTCCTGTACGTATG GATAGTACAAGTGGTCATTCTCATGCTCGTTTGATTCAACCTGCGAAACAAG ctctGCTTCAAAAATCTCTGGATGATGTGGTGTTAGAGGGCAATCCAAATCCTAAGGCCACACCTAGGTCCTTACTGGATGTAAGTGATTCAATCTCTTCTCATACGTCAGCCAGCTCATTGCCTCTACTAAACAAATTGATGCGCTCCAAGTGTTCTCCTAAGCCGGGCGAAGATATTTCTGGTAAAGATAGAGCGCGGGTTCATGGAGAAAGTATGGAGATGGATCCACGGGATTCTGCTACTCGAAAGCCTAGTTGCTCAGATAGTGTTTCCAGTGCATACATCAATGGTGCGTTAACTGAAGCTCCAGTAGTCAGTTCTGCTAAAAAGCAGGATGCGGAAAATATATCTGCAAAAAGACTGAGAGTGAATGAGCCAATTCCTCTTAACTCCACATACTGTGATAGCACAGAATCTACAATTATGGATTTAGAGGAGCTTGTATGCAGAGTCAAATGGCTGAAACAAATTTTGAAGTACGGAAGCCTTTCAACCTCCATGGACAATAAATGGGAATTTCTGGAATATCCTGCAGTTTCCGAACCTAACTAA
- the LOC141606545 gene encoding uncharacterized protein LOC141606545 isoform X2: MSKQLSSLCQAGQLAESRSLIEGFRGAWFRCEIKEVVTGKWRIRCHVRYYDYDDDDLEWLDLYQIPRSINGSKKAKRELMLRPQFPPIYHESELPHINASSDVAIVVDGGWSVGDMVDWLKDGCYWCGTITEILDDDTVQVKFPDPPVGEGMICDASFKDLRPTLKWRPDSGWTFPDSTSGHSHARLIQPAKQALLQKSLDDVVLEGNPNPKATPRSLLDVSDSISSHTSASSLPLLNKLMRSKCSPKPGEDISGKDRARVHGESMEMDPRDSATRKPSCSDSVSSAYINGALTEAPVVSSAKKQDAENISAKRLRVNEPIPLNSTYCDSTESTIMDLEELVCRVKWLKQILKYGSLSTSMDNKWEFLEYPAVSEPN, translated from the exons ATGTCAAAGCAGCTGTCATCACTTTGTCAGGCCGGGCAGCTGGCGGAGTCGAGGTCCTTAATCGAGGGGTTCCGTGGTGCATGGTTTCGGTGTGAg ATCAAGGAAGTTGTAACGGGCAAATGGCGAATTAGGTGTCATGTTCGATACTATGATTACGATGATGATG ATCTAGAGTGGTTAGATTTGTATCAGATACCCAGGAGCATCAATGGCTCTAAGAAGGCAAAAAGAGAGTTGATGTTGCGACCACAATTTCCTCCAATCTATCATGAAAGTGAATTGCCTCACATTAATGCTAGTTCGGATGTTGCAATTGTGGTGGATGGTGGCTGGAGTGTCGGGGACATGGTTGACTGGTTGAAGGACGGATGTTATTGGTGTGGAACAATAACTGAAATTCTGGATGATGATACTGTTCAG GTTAAATTTCCAGACCCACCAGTAGGCGAAGGAATGATTTGCGATGCCAGCTTCAAGGATCTTCGCCCAACTCTGAAATGGCGTCCTGATTCTGGTTGGACGTTTCCT GATAGTACAAGTGGTCATTCTCATGCTCGTTTGATTCAACCTGCGAAACAAG ctctGCTTCAAAAATCTCTGGATGATGTGGTGTTAGAGGGCAATCCAAATCCTAAGGCCACACCTAGGTCCTTACTGGATGTAAGTGATTCAATCTCTTCTCATACGTCAGCCAGCTCATTGCCTCTACTAAACAAATTGATGCGCTCCAAGTGTTCTCCTAAGCCGGGCGAAGATATTTCTGGTAAAGATAGAGCGCGGGTTCATGGAGAAAGTATGGAGATGGATCCACGGGATTCTGCTACTCGAAAGCCTAGTTGCTCAGATAGTGTTTCCAGTGCATACATCAATGGTGCGTTAACTGAAGCTCCAGTAGTCAGTTCTGCTAAAAAGCAGGATGCGGAAAATATATCTGCAAAAAGACTGAGAGTGAATGAGCCAATTCCTCTTAACTCCACATACTGTGATAGCACAGAATCTACAATTATGGATTTAGAGGAGCTTGTATGCAGAGTCAAATGGCTGAAACAAATTTTGAAGTACGGAAGCCTTTCAACCTCCATGGACAATAAATGGGAATTTCTGGAATATCCTGCAGTTTCCGAACCTAACTAA